The following nucleotide sequence is from Streptomyces sp. HUAS CB01.
GTTCGTGGACAAGGTCCGCGACGTGGTGGGGCTGTATCTCGATCCGCCGGAGCGGGCACTGGTCCTGTGCGTGGACGAGAAGTCCCAGATCCAGGCCTTGGACCGCTCCCAGCCGGTTCTGCCGATGATGCCCGGGGTGCCTGAGCGCCGCAGCCGCGACTACGTGCGTGCGGGCACCACCACACTCTTCGCCGCCCTGGACACGGCAACGGGCAAGGTCATTGGCTCACTGCACCGCCGGCACCGGGCAACGGAGTTCAAGAAGTTCCTGATCAAGCTCGACCGCGAGGTGCCCCGCGAGCTCGACGTGCACCTGATCCTGGACAACTACGTCACCCACAAGGTGCCGGCCGTCAAGAAGTGGCTGGCCGCCCATCCGCGCTTCCACCTGCACTTCACACCGACCGGATCCTCGTGGCTGAACCTGGTGGAGCGGTGGTTCGCCGAACTCACCACCAAAAAACTCCGCCGAGGCGTCCACCGCTCCGTCCAAGCCCTCGAACGCGACATCCGCACCTGGCTCGCCGACCGGAACACCAACCCACGGCCCTTCACCTGGACCAAAACAGCCGACGAAATCCTCGACAAAGTCGCAACATACTGCCGAAGAATCTCCGACTCAGGACACTAGGGGGATCTTGCGTGCCGGTGGCATCAGCCATCGCCATTGCCGTCGCTTTGGGTGGGCACGCACGCAGATCCAAGCCCGCGAGGTCTCACCGTCGAACCATGCGCGAGGTCGAAGAGGCCGTGGCAGTTGCGGCGTTCACGGGCACACGACGGACGAGCCCATGGTGCCGGGGCGCATGGTGTGGACGTGGGCGCACTTTCGGACACGGGGGCGCACAACACCCTGGGACGGATCTGGCCACTGCGAGGTCCGGTGCACGGAAAAATTCGCGGACTTTCGAAAGTCCGGGGAGGTGGACCCACATACGGAATGTTGCGCTTCTAAGTGTCCAGAACCGTTCCGGCCAGATCGAATTATGCCCCTTACCGTTGCGTGTGAGCCTCAATAGACTCGCTGTCGCTCACAATCGTCAGGCACCCGCCTGTCGATTCTCTCTTCCTTGGACGGAGGAATTATGGGCGAGTCAACCACCCACGAGCAGACCATCATCGAGGACATCGAGTCCCTCGACAGCCTCGAGGTGCTGGAGGCCGAGGACCTCGACGAAGGCGTGGCGTTCCACGCCTTCCGCTTCCGCAACTGATTGCACTGCGCCGGCTCCGGAGCTGCACTCAGCCCGGGGCCGGCGACCCCCGCCGCCCGCCCTTGTGAAAGGCTCCGCATTTCCGGTGAGAACCTACCTTCAACTGCTCGGCCACAGGCGGTTCGCGGCACTCTGTTTCGGGCAGGCGGTTTCGCTGCTCGGAGACGCGCTTTTCCCGATAGTCGTCGTGGTTTCCGCGGCGCAGGCGGGAACTCCGGCGGAAACGATCGGTGCGGCGTTCGCGGCGCGGTTCCTCGCCCTGGGCGGCGTGGTGCTGTTCAGCGGTGCCGTGCTGGACCGGATCAGCCCGGTCGTCGCGGCGGTCTGCGCGGACGGCACCCGGGTCGCGGCGCTGGTGGCCCTTGCGGTGTTCTGGGACGGCAACCTGGATCCGCTGGTGCTGGTCGTGGCGGTGGTCATCGGACTCTGTGAGGCGGTCAGCGAACCGGCGCTGCTCGTCATCGCGCCCCGAATCCTTCCCCGCGGTCCTGAATCCGGTCCCCGCCCGGCGGAATCGGACGGCGGGACGGCGCCGCACGCCGACGCGGTACCGGACGGCGGGGCCGGCTCGGACGCCGACGAGGAGCGTGTCACCGCCGCCTACGGCCTCCTCGAAGGCATGCGCAACCTGTCCGGCATCTTCGGCCCCACTCTCGCTGCGGGCCTCGTCGCCGTGTTCAGCCCGTCGGCGGGTGCCTTCGCCGCGGCGGTGGCCTTCGGGCTCTCGGCAGCCGCCACCCGCTGGGCCGGCGGCCGATTCGCGGCCGCTGGCCGGGACGACACCGCCGGGGAAGCACCCGCGACGGGCGCGGGCTCGGACACCGCCGGGGAAGCACCCGCGCAGGAGACGGGCCGGGAAGCGGACGGGGAGGGCGGTGCGGACGCAGGGCAGGAGTCGCTGCTGAGGTCCGCACTCGGCGGACTGGCCGTGCTCTGGCGGATCCGCTGGCTCCGACGGGTCCAGCTGCTGGCCGTGGTCCATGTGCTGTTCGCGGTCGGCCCCTGGATGGTCGCCCTGCCCGTCCTCGTCA
It contains:
- a CDS encoding MFS transporter, which translates into the protein MRTYLQLLGHRRFAALCFGQAVSLLGDALFPIVVVVSAAQAGTPAETIGAAFAARFLALGGVVLFSGAVLDRISPVVAAVCADGTRVAALVALAVFWDGNLDPLVLVVAVVIGLCEAVSEPALLVIAPRILPRGPESGPRPAESDGGTAPHADAVPDGGAGSDADEERVTAAYGLLEGMRNLSGIFGPTLAAGLVAVFSPSAGAFAAAVAFGLSAAATRWAGGRFAAAGRDDTAGEAPATGAGSDTAGEAPAQETGREADGEGGADAGQESLLRSALGGLAVLWRIRWLRRVQLLAVVHVLFAVGPWMVALPVLVIERQHTATVYALVLGSFAAGTVAGAFLGGRIRGRHRGLVSLALLALFGLTALSPVLTGSVPVLMAAFLVGGVGQQAFDVVKMAGLRREVPERLHGRAFSADFFFSFASLPLGQLLGAVLLRFTEAEAIMLWAGGLVIATTVLAMAGKDVREFRSGQPPAPDDGVPEQREPWTGSPAEQDENAGTR
- a CDS encoding IS630 family transposase — its product is MVQSWVRRRSSAQSLALRSRIVLECAEGHAIAEVARRLRITTDMVRTWRRRFLERRLDGLCDEPRPGVLRKITDADVERVIVKTLEETPKNATHWSTRSMAASTGMSQSAISRIWRAFGLQPHRAETFKLSKDPLFVDKVRDVVGLYLDPPERALVLCVDEKSQIQALDRSQPVLPMMPGVPERRSRDYVRAGTTTLFAALDTATGKVIGSLHRRHRATEFKKFLIKLDREVPRELDVHLILDNYVTHKVPAVKKWLAAHPRFHLHFTPTGSSWLNLVERWFAELTTKKLRRGVHRSVQALERDIRTWLADRNTNPRPFTWTKTADEILDKVATYCRRISDSGH